Proteins from a genomic interval of Stenotrophomonas sp. 24(2023):
- a CDS encoding DUF3574 domain-containing protein, which produces MKRLGLVFAVLLATSGCASLSSTTPSAYATAPSMAGDAARPAKASGWVRSELYFGVGEEQGAGNRPQADTISDAQWREFLDKEVTPRFPDGLTVFDAYGQWLFRGDAAPNRLRTKVLVVLHEDTPQRRADIEAIRLAWKQKTHHQSVLWSRQAVDVSF; this is translated from the coding sequence ATGAAACGCCTTGGCCTCGTGTTTGCCGTGCTGCTGGCCACCAGCGGCTGTGCCAGCCTGTCCTCCACCACGCCCAGTGCCTATGCCACCGCGCCGAGCATGGCCGGTGATGCCGCGCGCCCGGCCAAGGCCAGCGGCTGGGTGCGCAGTGAGCTGTACTTCGGCGTGGGCGAAGAGCAGGGCGCCGGCAACCGCCCGCAGGCGGACACCATCAGCGATGCGCAGTGGCGCGAGTTCCTGGACAAGGAAGTCACGCCGCGCTTCCCCGATGGCCTGACCGTGTTCGATGCCTACGGCCAGTGGCTGTTCCGCGGCGATGCCGCGCCCAACCGGCTGCGTACCAAGGTGCTGGTGGTGCTGCATGAAGACACCCCGCAGCGTCGTGCCGACATCGAGGCCATCCGCCTGGCGTGGAAGCAGAAGACCCACCACCAGTCGGTGCTGTGGTCGCGGCAGGCGGTGGACGTCTCCTTCTGA
- a CDS encoding TonB-dependent receptor, protein MSPRLSASPLGLAIALALSPSLALAQDAAKQDATNLDTVIVTGTRASNRTVLESTSPVDVLTAEDIRKAGVVNGELGSALQALLPSFNFPRQSNSGGADHVRAAQLRGLSPDQVLVLVNGKRRHHSALVNTDSKIGKGTTPVDFNSIPVSAIKRIEVLRDGAGALYGSDAVAGVINVILDDGGDGGVVEASYGANHTDLKPIGRTLTDGQTGNITAKFGKTLGENGGFIRAGVEYKHHDGTNRAGFDQIPPWDQSPANLALQGKRNYVLGDSATRDTNLWFNGQLPFGQSSTFYAFGTYNKRNSEGANYFRYPDSDANWTQVYPNGYRPVSLGDNRDLQLVAGARGQWSDWTYDASVDHGQNDFTYGLRDSLNASLGPTSPTRFKTADYTYAQTVGNLDVTRAFEQAPGITHTLGLGGEVRHERYQTRPGDPSSYAAGPFTDRPTGSQAGGGLTPQDAARLSRDVASVYASLSSQFGDHFSTDLAARYEHSDDFGGELTGKLGLRYEFTPAFALRGALSNNFRAPSLAQIGYESTSTGYNAGGQLVQGRLLSVNNPIARGLGATDLKPEKSLNTSLGFTSRVGEHFDLSLDVFQIDIDDRIALSESITGDALTTFVQQNYGVNGLQSASFFVNAADTRTRGAELVSNWRQSLAGGQLLLTGTWAYAKTTLKNTLATPAALRGLNADYVLFGIEETNTLTDATPRTRASVSGTWSNDHWTLTSRVNRYGSATRVFNFGDGYIPRQTYSAKYQLDAEVEYRVNANWSVAVGGQNLGDTYSDRSNSDIYYFGNLPYDVLSPIGSNGAYYYGRVRYTF, encoded by the coding sequence ATGTCCCCCCGCCTGTCCGCGTCGCCCCTGGGCCTCGCCATCGCCCTTGCGTTGTCCCCTTCCCTCGCCCTGGCCCAGGACGCCGCCAAGCAGGACGCCACCAACCTCGACACCGTGATCGTCACCGGCACGCGCGCCTCCAACCGCACCGTGCTCGAATCGACTTCGCCGGTGGACGTCCTCACCGCTGAAGACATCCGCAAGGCCGGCGTGGTCAACGGCGAGCTGGGCAGTGCGCTGCAGGCGCTGCTGCCGTCGTTCAACTTCCCGCGCCAGTCCAACTCCGGCGGTGCCGACCACGTGCGCGCCGCGCAGCTGCGCGGGCTGTCCCCGGACCAGGTGCTGGTGCTGGTCAACGGCAAGCGCCGCCACCACAGCGCGCTGGTGAACACCGACAGCAAGATCGGCAAGGGCACCACACCGGTGGATTTCAATTCCATTCCGGTCAGCGCGATCAAGCGCATCGAAGTGCTGCGCGACGGTGCCGGCGCGCTGTACGGCTCCGATGCGGTGGCCGGGGTGATCAACGTCATCCTCGATGACGGCGGCGACGGTGGCGTGGTCGAGGCCAGCTACGGTGCCAACCACACCGATCTCAAGCCGATCGGCCGCACCCTCACCGATGGCCAGACCGGCAACATCACCGCCAAATTCGGCAAGACGCTGGGCGAGAACGGCGGCTTCATCCGCGCCGGCGTGGAGTACAAGCACCACGACGGCACCAACCGCGCCGGCTTCGACCAGATTCCGCCATGGGACCAGAGCCCGGCCAACCTTGCCCTGCAGGGCAAGCGCAACTACGTGCTCGGCGACAGCGCCACGCGTGATACCAACCTGTGGTTCAACGGCCAGCTGCCGTTCGGCCAGAGCTCGACCTTCTACGCCTTCGGTACGTACAACAAGCGCAATTCCGAGGGTGCCAACTACTTCCGCTACCCCGACAGCGACGCCAACTGGACCCAGGTCTACCCCAACGGCTACCGCCCGGTCTCGCTGGGTGACAACCGCGATCTGCAACTGGTGGCCGGTGCCCGTGGCCAGTGGTCGGACTGGACCTACGACGCCAGCGTCGACCATGGCCAGAACGATTTCACCTACGGCCTGCGTGATTCGCTCAATGCCTCGCTCGGCCCGACCAGCCCGACCCGCTTCAAGACGGCCGACTACACCTATGCGCAGACCGTGGGCAACCTGGACGTGACCCGCGCGTTCGAACAGGCCCCCGGCATCACCCATACCCTGGGCCTGGGCGGTGAAGTCCGCCATGAGCGCTACCAGACGCGTCCGGGCGACCCGTCCAGCTATGCCGCCGGCCCGTTCACCGACCGCCCGACCGGCTCGCAGGCCGGTGGCGGCCTGACCCCGCAGGATGCCGCGCGCCTGTCGCGTGATGTCGCCAGCGTCTACGCCAGCCTGTCCAGCCAGTTCGGCGACCACTTCTCCACCGACCTGGCAGCGCGCTATGAACACTCCGATGACTTCGGCGGCGAACTGACCGGCAAGCTCGGCCTGCGCTACGAATTCACCCCGGCCTTCGCCCTGCGCGGCGCCCTCTCCAACAACTTCCGCGCCCCGTCGCTGGCGCAGATCGGCTATGAATCCACCTCCACCGGCTACAACGCCGGTGGCCAGCTGGTGCAGGGCCGCCTGCTGTCGGTCAACAATCCGATCGCCCGCGGCCTGGGCGCGACCGACCTGAAGCCGGAGAAGTCGCTCAACACCTCGCTGGGCTTCACCAGCCGCGTCGGCGAACACTTCGACCTGTCGCTGGACGTGTTCCAGATCGACATCGACGACCGCATCGCGCTGTCGGAAAGCATCACCGGCGATGCCCTGACCACCTTCGTGCAGCAGAATTACGGCGTCAACGGCCTGCAGAGCGCCAGCTTCTTCGTCAACGCCGCCGACACCCGCACCCGCGGTGCCGAACTGGTGAGCAACTGGCGGCAGTCGCTGGCCGGTGGCCAGCTGCTGCTGACCGGCACCTGGGCCTATGCCAAGACCACGCTGAAGAACACCCTGGCCACCCCGGCCGCACTGCGCGGGCTGAACGCCGACTACGTGCTGTTCGGCATCGAGGAAACCAACACGCTGACCGATGCCACCCCGCGCACCCGTGCATCGGTGTCGGGCACCTGGAGCAACGACCACTGGACCCTGACCAGCCGGGTCAACCGCTATGGCAGCGCCACCCGCGTGTTCAACTTCGGCGATGGCTACATCCCGCGCCAGACCTATTCGGCCAAGTACCAGCTCGATGCCGAAGTGGAGTACCGCGTCAACGCCAACTGGAGCGTGGCCGTGGGCGGGCAGAACCTGGGCGACACCTATTCGGATCGTTCCAACTCGGACATCTACTACTTCGGCAACCTGCCGTACGACGTGCTTTCGCCGATCGGCAGCAATGGCGCGTACTACTACGGCCGCGTGCGCTACACGTTCTGA
- the otsB gene encoding trehalose-phosphatase, translated as MADDLPLRPPPPLLDDACALFLDVDGTLIEFSQRPDTVQLLPDVREAVGRISDRLEGAVALVSGRPLAQIDALFAPLRLPSAGLHGHELRGQDGQVIRDAHDDHTGDWLHALHQQAMRFAHGHPGVLVEDKGPSLALHWRGAPHAGNDVRAFAERHIRGHSGYRLQPGDHVVEFVPVGSDKGRAVRRMMQYLPFRGRLPVFIGDDLTDEFGFDAANGLHGWSVLVGEREPSAAVFSLPDIRSVHAWLRENAY; from the coding sequence ATGGCTGATGATCTCCCCCTGCGTCCGCCGCCACCGCTGCTGGACGATGCCTGTGCATTGTTCCTGGATGTCGATGGCACCCTGATCGAATTCTCCCAGCGCCCGGACACCGTGCAGTTGCTGCCGGACGTGCGCGAAGCGGTCGGCCGCATCAGCGACCGCCTGGAAGGTGCGGTGGCACTGGTCAGCGGCCGCCCGCTGGCGCAGATCGATGCCCTGTTCGCGCCCCTGCGGCTGCCCTCCGCCGGCCTGCACGGCCACGAACTGCGTGGCCAGGACGGCCAGGTCATCCGTGATGCGCACGATGACCACACCGGCGACTGGCTGCACGCGCTGCACCAGCAGGCCATGCGCTTCGCGCACGGGCATCCCGGCGTGCTGGTGGAAGACAAGGGGCCCAGCCTGGCCCTGCACTGGCGGGGCGCCCCGCACGCCGGCAACGATGTGCGGGCCTTTGCCGAACGCCATATCCGCGGCCACAGCGGGTACCGCCTGCAGCCGGGCGACCATGTGGTCGAGTTCGTACCAGTGGGCAGCGACAAGGGCCGCGCCGTGCGCAGGATGATGCAGTACCTGCCCTTCCGCGGCCGGTTGCCGGTGTTCATCGGCGATGACCTGACCGATGAATTCGGCTTCGATGCGGCCAATGGCCTGCATGGCTGGAGTGTACTGGTGGGTGAACGCGAACCCAGCGCGGCCGTGTTTTCCCTGCCGGACATACGCAGCGTGCACGCCTGGCTGCGTGAGAATGCCTACTGA
- a CDS encoding glycoside hydrolase family 15 protein: MTQPDLDLGVVGNGSFGALLDKRARVVWSCLPTFDGDPTFCALLGPNQQEGGDFSIELEDFAGSEQAYLTNTAILRTVLRDRHGGVLEILDFAPRWRQNDRFYRPVSLVRQVRPLAGSPRIIVRARPLADWGARVPDSTWGSNHVRWILPDHVLRLTTDVPVRFVRDGLPFVLNHPIHLILGVDESLTRSISGYVQEAFQRTRDYWREWVRYLSIPLEWQDAVIRSAITLKLCQYEDSGAIIAAMTTSIPEAPGSSRNWDYRYCWLRDAAFVVRALNRLGATRTMEQFLGYIFNIATTDGTLQPLYGIGFEARLDEDEVPSLSGYRGMGPVRRGNLAWVQRQHDVYGSVVLASTQLFFDRRLQDPGDAHAFARLEPLGEQAFALHDVPDAGLWEFRGRTEVHTYTSAMCWAACDRLCKIAIRLKRDDRAQYWRERADTIHARIMDKAWNEDLGHFTDAFDGHRLDASLLLLADIGFIAATDARFIATVEAIGRDLKHGNALYRYVAPDDFGAPETSFTICTFWYIDALAAIGRLDEARAMFETLLEQRNHLGLLSEDLAFDTGEAWGNFPQTYSHVGLITAAMRLSRSWQDAS, encoded by the coding sequence ATGACCCAACCCGATCTTGATCTGGGCGTGGTCGGCAACGGCAGCTTCGGCGCCCTGCTCGACAAGCGCGCCCGCGTCGTCTGGAGCTGCCTGCCCACCTTCGACGGCGACCCCACCTTCTGCGCCCTGCTGGGGCCCAACCAGCAGGAGGGCGGCGATTTTTCCATCGAACTGGAAGACTTCGCCGGCAGCGAGCAGGCCTACCTGACCAACACCGCCATCCTGCGCACCGTGCTGCGCGACCGCCATGGCGGCGTGCTGGAAATCCTCGACTTCGCGCCCCGCTGGCGGCAGAACGACCGCTTCTACCGGCCGGTCAGCCTGGTCCGCCAGGTGCGCCCGCTCGCCGGCAGCCCGCGCATCATCGTGCGCGCGCGCCCACTGGCCGACTGGGGCGCGCGCGTGCCCGACTCCACCTGGGGCAGCAACCACGTGCGCTGGATCCTGCCCGACCACGTGCTGCGGCTGACCACCGACGTCCCCGTGCGCTTCGTCCGCGACGGGCTGCCGTTCGTGCTCAACCATCCCATCCACCTGATCCTGGGCGTGGATGAATCACTGACCCGGTCGATAAGCGGCTATGTCCAGGAAGCGTTCCAGCGCACGCGTGACTACTGGCGCGAATGGGTGCGCTACCTGTCCATTCCACTGGAGTGGCAGGACGCGGTGATCCGCAGCGCGATCACCCTGAAGCTGTGCCAGTACGAAGACAGCGGCGCGATCATCGCCGCGATGACCACCTCCATCCCGGAAGCACCCGGCAGCAGCCGCAACTGGGATTACCGCTACTGCTGGCTGCGCGATGCCGCCTTCGTGGTGCGCGCGCTGAACCGCCTGGGCGCCACCCGCACCATGGAGCAGTTCCTGGGCTACATCTTCAACATCGCCACCACCGACGGCACGCTGCAGCCGTTGTACGGCATTGGCTTCGAGGCCCGCCTGGACGAGGACGAGGTCCCCAGCCTGTCCGGCTACCGCGGCATGGGCCCGGTACGCCGTGGCAACCTGGCCTGGGTCCAGCGCCAGCACGATGTCTATGGCAGCGTGGTGCTGGCCTCCACCCAGCTGTTCTTCGACCGCCGCCTGCAGGACCCGGGCGATGCGCATGCCTTCGCGCGGCTGGAACCGCTGGGCGAGCAGGCCTTTGCCCTGCACGACGTGCCCGATGCCGGCCTGTGGGAATTCCGTGGCCGTACCGAGGTGCACACCTATACCAGCGCGATGTGCTGGGCCGCCTGCGATCGCCTGTGCAAGATCGCCATCCGCCTCAAGCGCGACGACCGCGCACAGTACTGGCGCGAGCGTGCGGACACCATCCACGCCCGCATCATGGACAAGGCGTGGAATGAAGATCTCGGCCACTTCACCGATGCCTTCGACGGGCACCGCCTGGATGCATCCCTGCTGCTGCTGGCGGACATCGGCTTCATCGCTGCCACCGATGCGCGCTTCATCGCCACCGTGGAGGCCATCGGGCGCGACCTCAAGCATGGCAACGCGCTGTACCGCTATGTCGCCCCGGATGATTTCGGCGCACCGGAAACCAGCTTCACCATCTGCACGTTCTGGTACATCGATGCGCTGGCGGCGATCGGCCGGCTGGACGAAGCACGGGCGATGTTCGAGACCCTGCTGGAACAGCGCAACCACCTGGGCCTGCTGTCGGAAGACCTGGCCTTCGACACCGGCGAGGCCTGGGGCAATTTCCCGCAGACCTATTCCCATGTGGGCCTGATCACGGCAGCCATGCGCCTGTCGCGCTCCTGGCAGGATGCCTCGTGA
- the otsA gene encoding alpha,alpha-trehalose-phosphate synthase (UDP-forming) → MSRLVVVSNRVAVPGENRAGGLAVGLLAALRERGGLWFGWSGRSTRESGALHEQRDGDIRFVTMDLSKRDVDGYYNGFANRTLWPLLHFRLDLVDYDRGTREIYHQVNALFADRLAPLLRDDDIVWIHDYHLIPLAAMLRERGIGCRIGFFLHIPMPSADLLQAMPDHLRLFSALYAYDLVGFQTQRDADRFQTYVRLFGGGTVLGDGTLQAPGGRRFRAAAFPIGIDTALIAQQAATAVGKSAVKDLRASLRNRQLAIGVDRLDYSKGLPERFQGFERYLERHPDQRGTLTYLQIAPVSRGDVTEYRQLRSQLEQTAGHINGGHAAPDWTPLRYVNQNFTHATLTGFYRAAAVGLVTPLRDGMNLVAKEYVASQDPDNPGVLVLSLLAGAADELKQALLVNPYDLDGMADAIATAATMSLRRRQERWHAMMEHLRTYDINHWRRSYLAALEA, encoded by the coding sequence GTGAGCCGCCTGGTGGTGGTGTCCAACCGCGTCGCCGTGCCCGGGGAGAACCGCGCCGGTGGCCTGGCCGTTGGCCTGCTGGCGGCACTGCGCGAGCGCGGCGGGCTATGGTTCGGCTGGAGCGGCAGGAGCACGCGCGAAAGCGGCGCACTGCATGAGCAGCGCGACGGCGACATCCGCTTCGTGACCATGGACCTGTCCAAGCGTGATGTCGATGGTTACTACAACGGCTTCGCCAACCGCACGCTGTGGCCGTTGCTGCACTTCCGGCTGGACCTGGTGGACTACGATCGCGGCACCCGCGAGATCTACCACCAGGTCAATGCGCTGTTCGCCGACAGGCTCGCCCCGCTGCTGCGCGACGACGATATCGTCTGGATCCACGACTACCACCTGATCCCGCTGGCGGCGATGCTGCGCGAGCGCGGCATCGGTTGCCGCATCGGTTTCTTCCTGCACATCCCGATGCCCTCGGCCGACCTGCTGCAGGCGATGCCCGACCACCTGCGGCTGTTCTCGGCGCTGTATGCCTACGACCTGGTCGGCTTCCAGACCCAGCGCGATGCCGATCGCTTCCAGACCTACGTCCGCCTGTTCGGCGGTGGCACGGTGCTGGGCGATGGCACGCTGCAGGCGCCGGGCGGACGCCGCTTCCGTGCGGCCGCGTTCCCGATCGGCATCGACACCGCGCTGATCGCCCAGCAGGCCGCCACCGCCGTCGGCAAGAGTGCGGTGAAGGACCTGCGTGCCAGCCTGCGCAACCGGCAGCTGGCCATCGGCGTGGACCGCCTGGACTACTCCAAGGGGCTGCCGGAACGCTTCCAGGGCTTCGAGCGTTATCTCGAACGCCATCCCGACCAGCGCGGCACGCTCACCTACCTGCAGATCGCCCCGGTCTCACGTGGCGATGTCACCGAATACCGGCAGCTGCGCAGCCAGCTCGAACAGACCGCCGGCCACATCAACGGCGGCCATGCCGCACCGGACTGGACGCCGCTGCGCTACGTCAACCAGAACTTCACCCATGCCACCCTGACCGGCTTCTACCGTGCCGCCGCCGTGGGGCTGGTGACGCCGCTGCGCGATGGCATGAACCTGGTGGCCAAGGAATACGTCGCCTCGCAGGACCCGGACAATCCTGGCGTGCTGGTGCTGTCCCTGCTGGCCGGTGCCGCCGACGAACTCAAGCAGGCGCTGCTGGTGAACCCCTACGATCTGGACGGCATGGCCGATGCCATCGCCACTGCGGCGACGATGTCGCTGCGCCGGCGCCAGGAACGCTGGCACGCGATGATGGAGCACCTGCGCACCTACGACATCAACCATTGGCGGCGCAGCTACCTGGCGGCATTGGAAGCATGA
- a CDS encoding DCC1-like thiol-disulfide oxidoreductase family protein, with product MPGAHAPAAEATIVFDGVCALCSRWVRFLLRFDRRRRYRFAAMQGTQGSALLLTHGLDPKDPLSFLLVDGEGAWTDTDAIVRVLVGLGGAWRLAGVLRWLPRHWRDVAYRALARNRYRWFGRHDACYLPAPDEVARFLD from the coding sequence ATGCCCGGCGCGCACGCTCCCGCGGCCGAGGCGACCATCGTCTTCGACGGCGTGTGCGCGCTCTGCAGCCGCTGGGTCCGTTTCCTGCTGCGCTTCGATCGCCGCAGGCGCTACCGTTTTGCCGCCATGCAGGGCACACAGGGCAGCGCGCTGTTGCTTACCCACGGGCTGGACCCGAAGGACCCGTTGTCGTTCCTGCTGGTGGACGGGGAGGGCGCCTGGACCGATACCGATGCCATCGTGCGCGTGCTGGTGGGGCTGGGCGGCGCCTGGCGACTGGCCGGGGTGCTGCGGTGGCTGCCGCGCCACTGGCGTGATGTGGCTTACCGCGCGCTGGCGCGCAACCGCTACCGCTGGTTCGGGCGGCATGACGCCTGCTATCTGCCAGCTCCCGACGAGGTAGCGCGGTTCCTGGATTGA
- the pgeF gene encoding peptidoglycan editing factor PgeF, with amino-acid sequence MVSTAPLPLLQADWPAPPGVHALTTRRHGTGVSHAPFDQFNLGNRHAADGDDPARVEQNRALLAQGLALPSAPHWLRQVHGTTVLRFDTAPLAGAAEPVADAAVTATPGVVLAILTADCLPVVFAAADGSEIGAAHAGWRGLADGMLEATVAAMQTAPGQLRAWLGPAAGPADYEIGEDVFHAFVGHDASAGHAFVATRPGHWKVDLYALARMRLQAAGLAASDIHGGTLSTMADADLFSHRRDRRTGRMATLVWMG; translated from the coding sequence CTGGTGAGCACCGCGCCGCTGCCGTTGCTGCAGGCCGACTGGCCGGCGCCGCCGGGGGTGCATGCGCTGACCACCCGGCGTCATGGCACCGGGGTGTCGCACGCCCCGTTCGACCAGTTCAACCTGGGCAACCGGCACGCGGCCGATGGCGATGATCCGGCGCGGGTAGAGCAGAACCGGGCGTTGCTGGCGCAGGGCCTGGCGCTGCCCTCGGCGCCGCATTGGCTGCGCCAGGTCCATGGCACCACCGTGCTGCGTTTCGATACCGCCCCCCTGGCGGGCGCGGCCGAGCCGGTGGCCGATGCGGCGGTGACCGCGACCCCGGGCGTGGTGCTGGCGATCCTGACCGCTGATTGCCTGCCGGTGGTGTTCGCGGCGGCCGATGGCAGCGAGATCGGTGCGGCCCACGCCGGTTGGCGCGGCTTGGCCGATGGCATGCTGGAAGCCACGGTGGCGGCGATGCAGACCGCTCCAGGCCAGCTGCGTGCCTGGCTGGGGCCGGCAGCGGGCCCGGCGGATTACGAGATCGGCGAGGATGTCTTCCACGCCTTCGTCGGCCATGACGCCAGTGCCGGCCATGCGTTCGTGGCGACCCGGCCCGGGCACTGGAAAGTGGACCTGTACGCACTGGCGCGGATGCGCCTGCAGGCCGCGGGCCTGGCCGCCAGCGACATCCACGGCGGCACGCTGTCGACGATGGCCGATGCGGACCTGTTCTCGCACCGCCGTGACCGGCGCACCGGGCGCATGGCCACGCTGGTGTGGATGGGCTGA
- the rluD gene encoding 23S rRNA pseudouridine(1911/1915/1917) synthase RluD — MSEQAPEMARQATIPDTSAGRRFDAVVAELFPEFSRSRLTEWIKSGDVLLDGAAVRPRDPVRGGEQVTLQAVLDTQTHAEPEDIPLDVLFEDEHLLVINKPVGLVVHPGAGNSSGTLVNALLYRDPSVAVLPRAGIVHRLDKDTSGVMVVARTLEAQTALVEQLAARDVHRQYLAVVMGPLVAGGTVDAPIDRHPRDRLKMGVREDGKDAVTHYRLRERFRAHTALECRLETGRTHQIRVHMAHIRHPIVGDPLYGGALKLPKGASDELVAALRGFKRQALHAETLEFSHPVTGEPVRNTAPVPADMLHLMKVLREDSEAFAERERDRW, encoded by the coding sequence ATGTCTGAACAAGCCCCCGAAATGGCCCGCCAGGCCACCATTCCCGACACCTCCGCCGGCCGCCGTTTCGACGCGGTGGTGGCCGAACTGTTCCCCGAATTCTCCCGTTCGCGCCTGACCGAGTGGATCAAATCCGGCGATGTACTGCTGGACGGGGCCGCCGTGCGCCCCCGCGATCCGGTCCGCGGCGGCGAGCAGGTCACCCTGCAGGCGGTGCTCGACACCCAGACCCACGCCGAGCCGGAGGACATCCCGCTGGACGTGCTGTTCGAGGATGAGCACCTGCTGGTCATCAACAAGCCGGTCGGCCTGGTGGTGCACCCGGGGGCCGGCAACAGCAGTGGCACGCTGGTCAACGCGCTGTTGTACCGCGACCCGTCCGTGGCGGTGCTGCCGCGTGCGGGCATCGTGCACCGCCTGGACAAGGACACCAGCGGCGTGATGGTGGTGGCCCGCACGCTGGAAGCGCAGACCGCGCTGGTCGAGCAGCTGGCCGCGCGCGACGTGCACCGCCAGTACCTGGCCGTGGTGATGGGCCCGCTGGTGGCCGGCGGCACGGTGGACGCGCCGATCGACCGCCACCCGCGTGACCGCCTGAAGATGGGCGTGCGCGAGGATGGCAAGGACGCGGTCACCCACTACCGCCTGCGTGAGCGTTTCCGCGCACACACGGCGCTGGAGTGCCGCCTGGAAACCGGCCGCACGCACCAGATCCGCGTGCACATGGCGCATATCCGCCACCCGATCGTCGGTGACCCGCTGTACGGCGGTGCGCTGAAGCTGCCCAAGGGGGCCAGCGATGAACTGGTGGCCGCGCTGCGTGGCTTCAAGCGCCAGGCGCTGCACGCCGAAACGCTGGAATTCAGCCACCCGGTCACCGGCGAGCCGGTGCGCAACACCGCCCCGGTGCCGGCGGACATGCTGCACCTGATGAAGGTGCTGCGCGAGGACAGCGAAGCGTTCGCCGAACGCGAGCGGGACCGCTGGTGA
- a CDS encoding outer membrane protein assembly factor BamD: MIRRSALLSAPVRLTALLLVLVIAATGCHRGAKADRPDEGVPAEQLYEKSHKLMQGGNWSGAEASFRRLIAQYPYGPYTEQAMIETAYAQYKAGKHDDAVSSIDRFIRTYPTHRNIAYMYYLRGLSNGNRNTVFLRRVWSLDSSRRDLSTPHQAYSDFNIVVDRYPNSRYAADARQRMIELRDVFAQYELDNALYYLRRDAWVSAAGRANYLLETYPQSAFQYDAVAVLAEAYTHLGNKTLAADARRVLELNKPDHPWLAGNWPKYPWAIRKLNPFAGEKSASTGERNARLERK, translated from the coding sequence ATGATCCGACGCTCCGCCCTGCTCTCTGCGCCCGTCCGCCTCACCGCCCTGCTGCTGGTGTTGGTCATCGCCGCTACCGGCTGCCACCGTGGTGCCAAGGCCGACCGCCCCGACGAAGGAGTCCCGGCGGAGCAGCTGTACGAAAAGAGCCACAAGCTCATGCAGGGCGGCAACTGGAGCGGTGCCGAAGCCAGCTTCCGCCGCCTGATCGCCCAGTACCCGTACGGCCCGTACACCGAGCAGGCGATGATCGAAACCGCCTACGCCCAGTACAAGGCCGGCAAGCACGATGACGCGGTGTCCAGCATCGACCGCTTCATCCGCACCTACCCGACCCACCGCAACATCGCCTACATGTACTACCTGCGCGGCCTGTCCAACGGCAACCGCAATACGGTGTTCCTGCGCCGCGTATGGTCCCTGGACTCGAGCCGCCGCGACCTGTCGACCCCGCACCAGGCGTATTCGGACTTCAACATCGTGGTGGACCGCTACCCGAACAGCCGCTACGCCGCCGATGCCCGCCAGCGCATGATCGAGCTGCGTGACGTGTTCGCCCAGTACGAGCTGGACAACGCCCTGTACTACCTGCGCCGCGACGCCTGGGTGTCTGCTGCCGGCCGCGCCAACTACCTGCTGGAAACCTACCCGCAGAGCGCGTTCCAGTACGATGCCGTGGCCGTGCTGGCCGAGGCCTACACCCACCTGGGCAACAAGACCCTGGCGGCCGACGCGCGCCGCGTGCTGGAACTGAACAAGCCCGACCACCCGTGGCTGGCCGGCAACTGGCCGAAGTACCCCTGGGCCATCCGCAAGCTCAACCCGTTCGCCGGCGAGAAATCGGCCAGCACCGGGGAACGCAACGCCCGCCTGGAACGCAAGTAA